Proteins encoded by one window of Nicotiana tabacum cultivar K326 chromosome 10, ASM71507v2, whole genome shotgun sequence:
- the LOC107809075 gene encoding nuatigenin 3-beta-glucosyltransferase-like, with protein sequence MQTVVAMDNGNSNGKHQLHVLFLPYLSPGHLIPLVNAARLFASCGVKATILTTPQNALLVNSTINDDVLVSGYSISIQTLPFPSAEVGLPEGVENYSSATSEEMHSKVFYAIFLLQKPMEDKIREIRPDCIFSDMYFPWTVDIAKELNIPRLLFNQSSYIYNSILQNLLLYKPHKEQLKLEQNSQRSSSFLVPGLPDKIELKLSQLTDDLTKLADERNVWDDVLDQTRDSEDRSYGIVHDTFYELEPDYADYYKKIKKTKCWHIGPISYFSSKIRRNELIADNAGGANNDVVEWLNGQKPKSVLYVSFGTLTKFPDDQISEIAGALESSNVPFIWVVRKQTLLPEGFEGKTAANKKGLIIRGWAPQLTILDHSATGGFMTHCGWNSVLEAITAGVPLLTWPLFAEQFYNEKLVEVVGLGVKVGTEIWSPGLEVSSPVLGSEKIKEAIERLMNGSEESKKIREKAMAMEKMAKNAIEEGGSSWNSLTALIDDIKNFNLSSTTAN encoded by the coding sequence ATGCAGACGGTGGTAGCCATGGATAACGGCAACAGCAACGGCAAACACCAGCTCCATGTGCTTTTCCTTCCCTATTTATCCCCCGGCCATCTCATTCCGTTAGTTAACGCCGCTAGGCTATTCGCCTCTTGCGGCGTTAAAGCCACAATCCTCACTACCCCTCAAAACGCTTTACTTGTCAATTCTACCATAAACGACGACGTTTTAGTTTCCGGCTATTCAATTTCAATCCAGACTCTCCCTTTCCCTTCTGCTGAAGTTGGCTTACCTGAAGGTGTTGAGAATTACAGCTCTGCCACTTCAGAGGAAATGCACAGCAAAGTATTTTACGCcatttttcttttacaaaaacCAATGGAAGACAAAATTCGTGAAATCCGTCCCGATTGTATCTTTTCTGATATGTATTTCCCTTGGACCGTCGATATAGCCAAGGAGCTGAACATCCCTCGGCTCTTGTTCAACCAGTCCAGCTACATTTACAATAGCATTTTGCAAAATCTTTTGCTTTACAAACCTCACAAGGAACAGCTGAAACTGGAACAAAATTCCCAGAGAAGTAGTAGTTTTTTGGTTCCTGGTTTACCGGATAAAATCGAGTTGAAGCTATCCCAACTCACAGATGATTTGACAAAGCTCGCCGATGAGAGGAATGTTTGGGACGACGTGCTCGACCAAACCCGAGATTCCGAGGACCGTAGCTACGGTATTGTTCACGACACATTTTACGAGCTAGAACCTGATTACGCTGATTATTATAAGAAGATTAAGAAGACCAAATGCTGGCATATTGGTcctatttcttatttttcttccaaaatccGAAGAAATGAACTGATCGCCGACAACGCCGGTGGGGCTAACAACGATGTTGTAGAGTGGTTGAACGGACAGAAGCCTAAATCGGTTCTTTATGTTTCTTTTGGGACTCTAACTAAATTCCCAGACGACCAAATTAGTGAAATCGCCGGAGCTCTAGAGAGTTCAAACGTCCCTTTCATTTGGGTAGTGAGAAAGCAGACATTGTTGCCGGAGGGTTTCGAGGGAAAGACGGCGGCGAACAAAAAGGGTTTGATAATTAGAGGGTGGGCCCCGCAGTTGACAATCTTAGACCATTCTGCCACCGGAGGATTCATGACTCACTGCGGTTGGAACTCAGTTCTTGAAGCCATAACCGCCGGAGTTCCATTGCTGACGTGGCCACTTTTCGCCGAGCAATTCTACAACGAGAAACTTGTGGAGGTTGTCGGGTTGGGAGTTAAAGTCGGGACGGAAATATGGAGCCCCGGTCTTGAGGTTTCGAGTCCAGTGttaggaagtgaaaagattaaaGAAGCAATAGAGAGATTAATGAATGGTTCAGAGGAAAGTAAGAAAATTAGGGAGAAAGCAATGGCGATGGAAAAGATGGCTAAAAATGCAATTGAAGAAGGTGGATCTTCTTGGAACAGTCTCACTGCGTTAATTGATGATATCAAGAATTTTAATTTGTCATCTACCACGGCTAATTGA